A single window of Paenibacillus sp. FSL H8-0537 DNA harbors:
- a CDS encoding alpha-N-arabinofuranosidase, with product MSKQAKLIVDKDFVVGEVDKRIYGSFIEHLGRAVYGGIYEKDHPQADEQGFRSDVLELVKGLDVPIVRYPGGNFVSGYNWEDGVGPLDQRPRRLELAWRTIEPNWIGFNEFMDWCRKANTDAMMAVNLGTRGPDEARNLLEYSNHPSGTYWSDLRVQHGYKDPHNVKTWCLGNEMDGPWQIGAKTAVEYGRIASETAKVMRWVDPTIELVACGSSGIGMPTFPDWEATVLDLAYNEVDYISLHQYYGNLEKDTANFLAQSVGMDSFINTVISTADFVQAKKRSKKKINLSFDEWNVWFHSNETDKKLDPWQIAPPQLEDIYTQEDALVVGCMLISLLKRADRVKMACIAQLVNVIAPIMTTNGGAAWKQTIYYPYMHASLFGRGEVLVPLMSSPKHDTKDFTDVPYIEAVAVHNEEKQEITVFAVNRHLEESIAFDIDLRSFGQGRILEHIVLENEDLSASNTADAPNCVTPHTNGSAALTDKGQIQAVLNKASWNVIRIKL from the coding sequence ATGTCAAAACAAGCAAAGCTGATCGTTGATAAGGATTTTGTAGTAGGTGAAGTCGATAAAAGAATTTATGGCTCGTTTATCGAGCATTTGGGCCGGGCGGTATATGGCGGTATTTATGAAAAAGATCATCCGCAGGCGGATGAACAGGGTTTTCGCTCCGATGTGCTGGAGCTTGTAAAAGGTCTGGATGTGCCGATTGTGCGATATCCCGGAGGAAACTTTGTTTCAGGCTACAACTGGGAGGATGGCGTAGGTCCGCTTGATCAGCGTCCAAGACGTCTGGAGCTTGCCTGGCGCACGATTGAGCCGAACTGGATTGGCTTTAATGAATTTATGGACTGGTGCCGCAAAGCGAATACGGACGCGATGATGGCGGTGAATTTGGGGACGAGGGGCCCTGATGAGGCACGCAACCTGCTCGAATATTCCAATCATCCGTCAGGAACGTATTGGAGTGATTTGCGTGTGCAGCACGGCTACAAGGACCCGCACAACGTCAAAACCTGGTGCCTCGGCAATGAAATGGATGGCCCTTGGCAGATAGGTGCTAAAACAGCCGTCGAGTATGGACGTATCGCCAGCGAGACTGCAAAGGTCATGCGTTGGGTCGATCCAACGATTGAACTGGTCGCCTGTGGTAGCTCAGGAATCGGCATGCCGACCTTCCCGGATTGGGAAGCAACGGTGCTGGATTTAGCTTATAATGAAGTAGATTATATTTCCCTGCATCAGTATTACGGCAACCTCGAGAAGGATACAGCAAATTTCCTGGCGCAATCCGTGGGAATGGATTCCTTCATTAATACGGTCATTTCGACAGCCGACTTCGTACAGGCGAAGAAGCGCAGCAAGAAGAAAATCAACCTTTCCTTCGATGAGTGGAACGTGTGGTTCCATTCTAATGAAACGGATAAAAAACTTGATCCTTGGCAAATTGCTCCTCCGCAGCTGGAAGATATTTATACACAGGAGGATGCGCTGGTTGTCGGCTGCATGCTGATCAGCCTGCTCAAGCGTGCTGATCGGGTGAAGATGGCTTGTATTGCTCAGCTCGTAAACGTCATCGCACCAATTATGACGACAAATGGCGGAGCAGCCTGGAAACAGACGATCTATTATCCGTATATGCACGCAAGCTTGTTCGGAAGAGGCGAGGTGCTTGTACCGCTCATGAGCTCGCCTAAGCATGACACTAAAGATTTTACAGATGTGCCTTATATTGAAGCTGTAGCGGTGCATAATGAAGAGAAGCAAGAGATTACTGTGTTTGCCGTGAATCGCCATCTGGAAGAAAGTATTGCATTCGATATCGACCTGCGCAGCTTCGGTCAAGGACGAATTTTGGAGCATATTGTTTTGGAAAATGAGGATTTGTCTGCTTCCAATACAGCAGATGCGCCTAACTGCGTTACGCCGCACACGAATGGCAGCGCCGCATTGACGGATAAAGGGCAAATCCAAGCTGTGTTGAATAAAGCGTCATGGAATGTCATTCGAATTAAACTGTAA
- a CDS encoding ArsR family transcriptional regulator, with protein MIKANTDIAWLPLYEALSSHVRLHIIDLLAVSSMNVKELAEALGLSSAIVTMHIRKLEKANLIETKMVRKQGGTHKICTLAEQHIEIELPHHTREVKKMHESTVPIGHYTEYEVHPTCGIATVEKAIGQFDDPRFFLEPERMNAGILWFGRGYVEYKIPNYLLPGQRPSAFELVLELGSEAPGYNPNWLSDISFSLNGTTIGKWTSPGDYGGTRGKFSPSWWHSNLNQYGLLKVIRVQEDGTFVDGQQVSDTSVQQITLDRNHWTLRIAVDKDAAHVGGLTLYGKGFGNYNQDIMFRVYYEE; from the coding sequence TTGATTAAAGCCAATACAGATATAGCTTGGCTGCCGCTCTATGAGGCGCTGTCGAGCCATGTGCGGCTTCATATTATAGATTTGCTGGCAGTAAGCTCGATGAATGTCAAAGAGCTTGCAGAGGCACTGGGACTCAGTAGCGCGATTGTGACCATGCATATCCGCAAGCTGGAGAAGGCGAATCTCATTGAGACGAAGATGGTGCGCAAGCAGGGCGGCACGCATAAAATATGCACGCTCGCCGAGCAGCATATTGAAATCGAGCTGCCCCATCACACACGCGAAGTGAAAAAAATGCATGAGAGCACGGTGCCGATTGGACATTACACCGAATATGAAGTGCATCCGACCTGCGGCATCGCGACGGTGGAGAAGGCCATTGGCCAATTCGATGACCCGCGCTTTTTTCTAGAGCCGGAGCGGATGAATGCGGGCATTTTATGGTTTGGCCGAGGATACGTCGAATATAAAATCCCTAATTATTTGCTGCCGGGGCAGCGCCCGAGCGCATTCGAGCTTGTGCTGGAGCTGGGCTCCGAGGCTCCAGGCTACAATCCGAACTGGCTGTCTGATATCAGCTTCAGCCTAAATGGAACGACCATTGGCAAGTGGACAAGCCCTGGTGATTACGGGGGTACCCGCGGCAAGTTTTCTCCTTCCTGGTGGCATAGCAACCTGAATCAATATGGCTTGCTCAAAGTGATTCGCGTGCAGGAGGATGGCACCTTTGTGGATGGGCAGCAGGTAAGCGACACTAGCGTGCAGCAGATTACACTGGATCGCAATCACTGGACGCTGCGCATTGCGGTAGATAAGGATGCTGCGCATGTAGGCGGCCTTACACTGTATGGCAAAGGCTTCGGCAATTACAATCAGGATATCATGTTCCGGGTTTATTACGAGGAATAA
- a CDS encoding C40 family peptidase, which yields MKKLRFGKLAASLALTASLTLSAVPFTQAPAAYAASASTQSKIVSVAKGFMGTPYQFSAPTSSTRVFDCSSFTKYVFAKVGVSLPRSSKDQSKVGSFVSRSNLKVGDLVFFYSPIHHVGIYIGNNQIIHTYGAPGVTVTSLSSSWWSKNYATARRVL from the coding sequence ATGAAAAAACTTCGTTTTGGTAAACTGGCTGCATCCCTTGCACTTACCGCATCGCTTACTTTATCTGCTGTTCCTTTTACACAAGCACCAGCAGCTTATGCGGCATCCGCCTCCACCCAATCCAAGATCGTTTCGGTGGCAAAAGGCTTTATGGGAACACCTTATCAATTCAGCGCTCCCACTAGTTCGACTCGCGTTTTTGACTGCTCTTCCTTCACCAAATATGTTTTTGCCAAGGTTGGCGTTTCTTTGCCGAGAAGCTCGAAGGATCAATCAAAAGTCGGCTCATTCGTATCTCGAAGCAATTTGAAGGTTGGCGATCTCGTTTTCTTCTATTCCCCTATTCATCACGTCGGCATTTATATCGGCAATAATCAAATTATTCATACATACGGTGCCCCTGGAGTGACCGTTACGAGTTTGAGCTCCAGCTGGTGGAGCAAAAATTACGCAACGGCACGTCGCGTGCTTTAG
- a CDS encoding 2-oxoglutarate dehydrogenase E1 component produces the protein MSIGNETTQNPWEGYYGPNYGYIQEQYELFKQNPETVTSEYRDLFARFGEPPAYAVGQTAAAPQTVGTASIDAKTLQNLVAAGKLVWNIRAFGHLAADIDPLDIGPKSNTKMLSPETYGITQTDLLALPAELVWTNATSDVANAWEAIQKLLKAYTGTLAFEFSHVHDEAERAWLKKRVERQLPSAALNKEERKKLLVKLFEAEQFEDFLQRTFVGQKRFSVEGNDVLVAIVDELVHELSNDGVSQIAMGMAHRGRLNILAHVLGKPYTKIFSEFYNSPNKKLIPSEGSIGINYGWTGDVKYHLGANRSFKTGETVETRITLANNPSHLEFVNPVVGGFARAAQDDRSKPGYPVTNLDSAASIIMHGDAAFPGEGIVAETLNIAQLKGYTSGGTLHVIVNNRIGFTTESHDSRSTQYASDVAKGYEIPIVHVNADDPEACIFAARMASEYRTLFKKDFLVDLIGYRKYGHNETDDPETTQPLIYKKVRAHATVSKIYSDRLIAAGAITEAEVAELKQGVVDRLKSAYDEVKARDGQEPVHQTQGLQGEKDNTTSVSPVSIETLQSINAELLRFPDSFTVYPKLQKILERRTNALNEGEKLDWGHAETLAFATILADGKPIRLSGQDVERATFAHRNLVLHDAVTGDTFCPLHQLPHAKASFAIHNSPLSEAAVLGFEYGYNVHAPETMVIWEAQYGDFTNVAQVLIDQFISAGRSKWSQKSSIVMLLPHGYEGQGPEHSSARLERFLQLSGEENWTVANLTSAAQYFHILRRQASITESEAARPLIIMAPKSLIRNPRVASNASELSNGSFKLVVEQPNLGSRPERVERLILCTGKMAIDLEDAIEKEQEKDLDWLHIIRVEQLYPFPEKEIAEIIARFPQLKEIVWVQEEPKNMGSWHYADPRIRAIAPDGTSVSYIGRPERSSTASGFQQVHAFEQQHIILQTLKHSPSLTYNSGR, from the coding sequence ATGTCGATTGGCAATGAAACTACCCAAAACCCGTGGGAAGGCTATTATGGTCCCAACTATGGGTACATCCAAGAACAATATGAGCTTTTTAAACAAAACCCTGAAACCGTAACATCTGAATACCGCGATTTGTTTGCTCGCTTTGGCGAGCCGCCTGCTTATGCAGTTGGCCAAACTGCCGCTGCACCACAAACGGTAGGCACTGCTTCGATCGATGCGAAAACGCTTCAAAATTTGGTCGCTGCCGGCAAGCTCGTATGGAACATTCGCGCATTCGGCCATTTGGCGGCTGATATTGATCCGCTCGATATCGGACCTAAATCGAATACGAAGATGCTGAGCCCTGAAACGTATGGCATCACACAGACGGATCTGCTGGCTTTGCCTGCTGAGCTCGTATGGACGAATGCCACTTCCGATGTTGCTAATGCATGGGAAGCTATTCAGAAGCTGCTTAAAGCGTACACAGGCACGCTTGCTTTCGAATTCAGCCATGTGCATGATGAAGCGGAGCGTGCTTGGCTCAAGAAGCGTGTTGAACGCCAGCTGCCTTCTGCTGCACTCAACAAGGAAGAACGCAAGAAGCTGCTCGTCAAGCTATTCGAAGCAGAGCAATTTGAAGATTTTCTGCAGCGCACCTTTGTTGGTCAAAAACGGTTTTCCGTTGAAGGCAACGACGTGCTTGTCGCCATTGTTGATGAATTGGTTCACGAGCTGTCGAATGACGGTGTGAGCCAAATTGCGATGGGGATGGCACACCGTGGGCGCCTTAATATTTTGGCGCATGTGCTGGGCAAGCCCTATACCAAAATTTTCTCCGAGTTCTACAACTCGCCGAACAAGAAGCTTATCCCGTCCGAGGGCTCCATCGGCATCAACTATGGCTGGACTGGTGATGTAAAATACCACTTGGGCGCCAATCGTTCATTCAAGACTGGCGAAACGGTTGAAACCCGCATTACGCTTGCGAACAACCCGAGCCATCTTGAATTCGTCAACCCGGTTGTCGGCGGCTTCGCTCGTGCAGCACAGGATGATCGCAGCAAGCCTGGCTATCCGGTAACCAATCTGGATTCAGCTGCCTCCATCATTATGCATGGTGACGCAGCATTCCCTGGTGAAGGCATTGTAGCGGAGACATTGAATATCGCTCAGCTGAAAGGCTATACAAGCGGTGGTACGCTTCATGTTATCGTCAACAACCGCATTGGCTTTACAACAGAAAGCCATGATTCCCGTTCGACGCAATACGCAAGCGATGTAGCCAAAGGCTATGAAATTCCAATCGTGCACGTAAACGCTGATGATCCGGAAGCTTGTATTTTTGCAGCGCGGATGGCCAGCGAATATCGTACTCTTTTCAAGAAGGATTTCTTGGTTGACCTAATTGGCTACCGTAAATATGGACACAATGAGACGGATGATCCGGAAACGACTCAACCTCTTATCTATAAAAAAGTACGGGCTCATGCAACGGTAAGCAAGATCTACTCCGATAGATTGATTGCTGCTGGCGCTATTACAGAGGCTGAAGTAGCAGAGCTTAAGCAAGGTGTCGTAGACCGCCTGAAATCAGCTTATGACGAAGTGAAAGCTCGTGATGGCCAAGAGCCTGTTCATCAGACACAAGGACTGCAAGGAGAAAAGGATAACACGACTTCCGTTTCCCCTGTATCCATTGAAACGCTGCAATCGATTAATGCTGAGCTGCTTCGTTTCCCTGACAGCTTCACTGTATATCCGAAGCTGCAGAAGATTTTGGAGCGCCGCACGAATGCATTGAACGAAGGCGAGAAGCTTGATTGGGGCCATGCGGAAACGCTTGCCTTCGCAACTATTCTTGCTGACGGCAAGCCGATCCGGCTTAGCGGCCAAGATGTCGAGCGCGCAACATTTGCTCATCGCAATCTCGTGCTGCATGATGCAGTAACAGGCGATACCTTCTGCCCGCTTCACCAATTGCCGCATGCGAAAGCATCGTTCGCCATTCATAACAGCCCGCTTTCCGAAGCTGCTGTGCTAGGGTTTGAATATGGCTATAACGTACACGCGCCGGAAACGATGGTCATCTGGGAAGCGCAATACGGCGATTTCACCAACGTCGCTCAAGTGCTTATTGACCAGTTCATTTCCGCAGGCCGTTCGAAATGGTCGCAGAAATCCAGCATCGTCATGCTGCTTCCGCATGGATATGAAGGCCAAGGGCCTGAGCATTCCAGCGCACGTCTGGAGCGTTTCCTCCAGCTGTCAGGCGAGGAAAACTGGACGGTTGCCAACTTGACGAGCGCTGCGCAGTATTTTCATATTTTGCGCCGCCAAGCTTCCATTACGGAAAGCGAAGCCGCACGTCCTTTGATTATTATGGCTCCTAAGAGCTTGATTCGTAACCCGCGCGTCGCTTCCAACGCTTCCGAGCTTAGCAATGGCTCGTTCAAGCTGGTCGTTGAGCAGCCGAACCTCGGCAGCAGGCCAGAGCGCGTAGAGCGCCTGATTTTGTGCACAGGTAAAATGGCAATCGACCTTGAAGATGCCATTGAGAAGGAACAAGAGAAGGACCTCGATTGGCTGCACATTATTCGTGTCGAGCAGCTTTATCCGTTCCCTGAGAAGGAAATTGCTGAAATTATCGCCCGCTTCCCTCAACTGAAGGAAATTGTGTGGGTTCAAGAAGAGCCGAAAAACATGGGCTCATGGCATTATGCCGATCCGCGCATCCGCGCGATTGCGCCTGATGGTACAAGCGTAAGCTACATTGGACGCCCAGAGCGTTCCAGCACAGCGAGCGGCTTCCAGCAAGTACACGCTTTTGAGCAGCAGCATATTATTTTGCAAACATTGAAACATAGTCCGTCGTTGACATACAACTCAGGGAGGTAG
- a CDS encoding HD domain-containing protein — protein sequence MSLIQKAIDYAAVLHGNQLRKGSNIPYISHPFGVGMILMEAGCQAEWVAAGILHDTLEDTEATEEALLERFGPEVTRIVVGCTEPDKSLSWEERKQYKLDYLKKAPLDIKTVACADKLHNMGSTLAAYEREGEKVWERFNRGRKQQEWYYKAVADSLGHEGSFPLLDVLNQKIEAMFGQRESGDRSL from the coding sequence ATGAGCCTGATTCAAAAAGCGATTGATTACGCAGCGGTGCTGCATGGAAATCAACTTCGCAAAGGGTCAAATATTCCTTATATTTCACATCCGTTCGGTGTGGGTATGATATTAATGGAGGCTGGTTGCCAGGCGGAGTGGGTTGCTGCGGGCATTTTGCATGATACGCTCGAAGATACGGAGGCGACGGAGGAAGCGCTGCTTGAACGTTTTGGCCCGGAAGTGACGCGTATTGTCGTTGGCTGTACGGAGCCCGACAAATCCTTGTCTTGGGAAGAGCGCAAGCAATATAAATTGGATTATTTGAAAAAGGCGCCGCTCGATATCAAAACGGTAGCCTGCGCGGATAAGCTACATAATATGGGCTCGACGCTTGCTGCCTATGAGCGGGAGGGCGAGAAGGTATGGGAACGCTTCAACCGCGGCAGAAAGCAGCAGGAATGGTATTACAAGGCGGTTGCAGACAGTCTCGGCCATGAAGGCAGCTTTCCGCTGCTGGATGTTTTAAATCAAAAAATTGAGGCGATGTTTGGTCAAAGGGAAAGCGGGGACAGATCATTATGA
- a CDS encoding S-layer homology domain-containing protein → MKKRIATASISAAVALSVALTGQAFAASSFKDIATSPQKAQIETLQGLGIVNGVSQSLFQPEENLTNAQGISLIVKTTQISLAAISFNKAPEAEGIFDHVKNNAWYAESFIIAHYNELDIPANIDPNAPMTREQFTHYLVQALEKTGQYPLIKMYVVISDESDIATEYQGTIQRALLYKLTALDEKGEFHPQQVLNRAESTAMLYNAHQFIKEHNEQLEAETGDQSLEEQGVKPAQ, encoded by the coding sequence ATGAAGAAACGTATCGCAACAGCATCTATTTCTGCTGCCGTGGCTCTATCGGTAGCGCTGACAGGTCAGGCTTTCGCAGCAAGTTCATTTAAGGATATCGCAACCTCCCCGCAAAAGGCACAAATTGAGACGCTGCAAGGGCTAGGCATTGTAAATGGCGTATCGCAATCGCTGTTCCAGCCGGAAGAAAACTTAACAAATGCACAAGGTATTTCGCTTATTGTGAAGACAACGCAAATTAGCCTTGCCGCCATTTCATTTAATAAAGCTCCAGAAGCAGAAGGCATCTTTGATCATGTGAAAAATAATGCCTGGTACGCGGAAAGCTTCATCATTGCGCACTACAACGAGCTCGACATTCCGGCTAATATTGATCCGAATGCGCCAATGACGCGCGAGCAATTCACGCATTACCTCGTACAGGCGCTGGAAAAGACCGGCCAATATCCGTTGATCAAAATGTACGTCGTTATTTCAGACGAGAGCGACATTGCGACTGAATATCAAGGCACCATACAACGCGCTTTGCTGTACAAGCTTACTGCCTTGGATGAGAAAGGTGAATTCCATCCGCAGCAAGTTTTGAACCGTGCTGAATCCACAGCCATGCTGTACAATGCGCATCAATTCATTAAAGAGCACAATGAGCAGCTCGAAGCTGAGACGGGTGACCAGTCTCTTGAAGAGCAAGGGGTAAAGCCAGCACAGTAA
- a CDS encoding ATP-binding protein, giving the protein MLHLTLESIIHGLLYIMTAALMFIVFTLRSLASTMKRRLLIIYGEVKKFQQCMLNIIKNGIEAMPEGGKMTVQTELVRNEIQILVRDTGCGMSRVQVKRLGLPYYTTK; this is encoded by the coding sequence GTGCTTCATCTTACTTTAGAATCAATCATTCACGGGCTGTTGTATATTATGACGGCTGCACTCATGTTTATTGTTTTTACCCTAAGATCGCTGGCCTCTACTATGAAACGGAGGCTGCTTATTATTTATGGAGAGGTTAAGAAATTTCAGCAGTGTATGCTCAATATCATAAAAAACGGCATTGAGGCTATGCCTGAAGGTGGCAAGATGACGGTGCAGACCGAACTGGTGCGAAATGAAATTCAAATTCTCGTCCGCGATACGGGCTGCGGCATGAGTCGAGTCCAGGTTAAGCGGTTAGGTTTGCCTTATTATACGACAAAATGA
- a CDS encoding ornithine carbamoyltransferase (catalyzes the formation of L-citrulline from carbamoyl phosphate and L-ornithine in arginine biosynthesis and degradation) has protein sequence MQHFLSFEHTTKEQLLSIIEQAIEIKRNPQIYSKAADNRGLLMLFQKSSTRTNLSFQSGINQLGGYAVPMDWNSSNFSISPIQYESRYVSRNSDIMMARLKNHADLLELARYATVPVINGCCDKYHPCQALADLMTIYEVAGTFSDVTLTYVGIHNNVANSLVEGCMLLGIKLLLVTPIINEASWDQLLMEKALQSGWVEQLNSLQDAVARSQFVYTDTWIDMEFYKEEFYQEEKRRRIKVMLPYQLNSSTLAGCTPYIMHDMPIHPGFEIAEELVESEHSVIYQQAENRMHAQKSLLLHLLQ, from the coding sequence TTGCAGCATTTTTTATCTTTTGAACATACGACGAAGGAGCAGCTTCTGAGTATCATTGAACAGGCGATTGAGATTAAGCGCAACCCGCAAATCTACAGCAAGGCTGCTGATAACAGGGGGCTGCTGATGCTTTTTCAAAAAAGCTCGACTAGGACGAATTTATCATTTCAATCTGGTATTAATCAGCTTGGCGGCTATGCCGTCCCGATGGATTGGAACAGCAGCAATTTCAGTATTTCGCCAATTCAATACGAATCGCGATATGTCTCCCGAAACAGCGACATCATGATGGCACGACTCAAAAATCATGCCGATTTGCTGGAGCTGGCGCGTTATGCGACCGTCCCAGTCATCAATGGCTGCTGTGATAAATACCATCCTTGCCAGGCTCTGGCTGATCTGATGACGATCTATGAGGTGGCGGGAACGTTTTCCGATGTAACGCTAACCTATGTGGGCATTCATAACAATGTGGCCAATTCGCTGGTAGAGGGCTGCATGCTGCTCGGCATCAAGCTGCTGCTTGTTACACCGATCATTAATGAAGCATCGTGGGATCAACTGCTGATGGAAAAAGCGCTCCAAAGCGGCTGGGTGGAACAGCTTAACAGCTTGCAGGATGCAGTCGCGCGATCTCAATTTGTATATACGGATACATGGATCGATATGGAGTTTTATAAAGAGGAATTTTATCAGGAGGAGAAGCGGCGCCGCATCAAGGTGATGCTTCCTTATCAATTGAACAGCAGCACGCTTGCTGGTTGCACACCTTATATTATGCATGATATGCCTATTCATCCGGGCTTTGAGATCGCAGAGGAACTGGTGGAATCGGAGCATTCGGTCATTTATCAGCAGGCGGAAAATCGAATGCATGCGCAAAAATCGCTGCTGCTGCATCTCCTCCAATAA
- the odhB gene encoding 2-oxoglutarate dehydrogenase complex dihydrolipoyllysine-residue succinyltransferase, whose translation MQQIIVPAMGESITEGTISKWIVKVGDSVKQGDVLLELETDKVNIEISAEQDGTIQEITRSEGDTVQIGEAIGSIAAGGAAPSAPAAEPAKAAPAVEAAAPAQAAPIASPVAEADSKGGQVAASPAARKLAREKGIDLTQVQSRDPLSRVSSDDVRSHGTQPAAPQAPAAPAAKAPAAPKFQSAKPYERKKMSRRRATIANRLVEAQRTAAMLTTFNEVDMTAIMDIRKRRKQSFLDKHEVGLGFMSFFTKAVVGALKEFPLLNAEIEGEDIIVKQFYDIGIAVSAKEGLVVPVVRDADRLSFAEIERSIVDLAGKARTNSLGLSDLQGGTFTITNGGTFGSLLSTPIINAPQVGILGMHKIQLRPVAIDAERSENRPMMYIALSYDHRIVDGAEAVRFLVKVKAMLEDPETLLLEG comes from the coding sequence GTGCAACAAATTATAGTACCCGCAATGGGAGAATCGATTACGGAAGGCACGATTTCCAAGTGGATTGTTAAGGTTGGAGATTCGGTTAAGCAAGGCGATGTGCTTCTGGAGCTTGAAACAGATAAAGTCAACATCGAGATCAGCGCCGAGCAGGATGGCACGATTCAAGAGATTACACGCAGCGAAGGCGATACCGTTCAAATCGGCGAAGCTATCGGCTCCATTGCTGCAGGTGGAGCAGCTCCATCCGCTCCTGCAGCTGAGCCAGCGAAGGCTGCACCAGCTGTTGAAGCAGCAGCTCCGGCGCAAGCAGCACCTATCGCGTCTCCTGTAGCAGAAGCAGACAGCAAAGGCGGTCAAGTTGCCGCTTCCCCTGCTGCAAGAAAGCTCGCAAGAGAAAAAGGCATTGACCTGACGCAGGTTCAATCCCGCGATCCGCTTAGCCGCGTTAGCTCCGATGATGTTCGCTCGCATGGCACACAGCCGGCAGCGCCGCAAGCACCGGCTGCTCCTGCCGCTAAAGCGCCAGCTGCGCCTAAATTCCAATCGGCTAAGCCTTACGAGCGCAAAAAAATGTCGCGTCGCCGCGCAACGATTGCAAATCGTCTGGTTGAAGCTCAAAGAACAGCAGCAATGCTGACAACGTTCAACGAAGTCGATATGACCGCTATTATGGATATCCGTAAACGCCGGAAACAATCGTTCCTTGACAAGCATGAGGTTGGTCTTGGTTTTATGTCCTTCTTCACGAAAGCTGTCGTTGGCGCTCTGAAAGAGTTCCCGCTGCTAAACGCTGAAATTGAAGGCGAAGATATTATTGTAAAGCAGTTCTACGATATCGGTATTGCCGTATCGGCTAAGGAAGGTCTTGTGGTTCCGGTTGTTCGTGATGCGGACCGCCTGAGCTTCGCTGAAATCGAGCGTTCAATCGTTGACCTTGCTGGCAAAGCCCGTACGAACTCGCTCGGATTGTCTGACCTGCAAGGCGGTACATTCACAATTACAAATGGTGGTACGTTCGGCTCGCTGCTGTCCACGCCAATCATTAACGCACCACAAGTTGGTATTCTGGGCATGCACAAAATTCAGCTTCGTCCAGTTGCGATCGACGCTGAGCGCTCCGAGAACCGTCCAATGATGTACATCGCCCTTTCCTACGATCACCGCATCGTAGATGGCGCTGAAGCGGTACGCTTCCTCGTTAAAGTGAAAGCAATGCTTGAAGATCCAGAAACGCTTCTGCTTGAAGGTTAA
- a CDS encoding oxalate decarboxylase family bicupin — MSESENTRQGYPHIPQPIRSDGAGGPDLGPRDVMRDLENPDMLVPPITDAGLVPNMKFSFSDAHMQLNQGGWSREVTARELPIATTLAGVNMSLIPGGVRELHWHQQAEWSYMLLGNARITAVDQNGRNFIADIGPGDLWYFPPGIPHSIQGLEGGCEFLLVFDDGNFSDLNTLSISDWFAHTPKEVLSANFGVPESDFDHIPDNQVYIYKSTVPGSIESQRVESPYRTIPQSFKFELLKQTPIITPGGSVRIVDSSNFPASKAIAAALVEIKPGAMRELHWHPNNDEWQYYLSGQGRMTVFTGNGNARTYDVRAGDVGYVPFASGHYVQNTGNTTLWFLEMFKSDRFADVSLNQWMALTPAELVKSNLNVDEAFVSKLRKEKWPVVKYPGF; from the coding sequence GATGAGGGACTTGGAAAATCCGGATATGCTAGTTCCGCCTATAACGGATGCGGGCCTCGTTCCCAATATGAAATTTTCATTTTCAGATGCCCATATGCAGTTGAATCAAGGGGGCTGGTCCCGCGAGGTGACGGCACGCGAGCTGCCGATTGCGACAACGCTGGCAGGCGTCAATATGTCGCTAATTCCGGGCGGGGTAAGGGAACTGCATTGGCATCAACAGGCAGAATGGTCCTACATGCTGCTTGGAAATGCAAGGATTACAGCGGTGGATCAGAATGGAAGGAACTTCATAGCTGATATTGGACCGGGTGACTTGTGGTATTTTCCGCCGGGCATTCCGCATTCGATTCAAGGACTGGAGGGAGGCTGTGAATTTTTGCTTGTGTTTGACGATGGGAATTTCTCAGATCTGAACACGCTTTCGATTTCCGATTGGTTTGCCCATACGCCGAAGGAGGTGCTGTCGGCTAATTTTGGCGTGCCTGAGAGTGATTTCGACCATATTCCAGATAATCAGGTTTATATATACAAAAGCACGGTTCCCGGCTCCATTGAGAGCCAGAGGGTAGAATCGCCATACAGAACCATCCCGCAGTCGTTTAAGTTTGAGCTGTTGAAGCAGACCCCTATCATTACGCCTGGAGGCAGTGTGAGAATCGTTGATTCCTCCAATTTTCCAGCATCTAAGGCGATTGCAGCAGCACTTGTTGAGATTAAGCCCGGCGCTATGCGCGAGCTGCATTGGCATCCTAATAACGACGAGTGGCAATATTATTTATCGGGTCAGGGCCGAATGACTGTATTTACCGGCAACGGAAACGCGCGGACGTATGATGTGCGGGCAGGCGATGTCGGTTATGTGCCCTTTGCCAGCGGTCATTATGTGCAAAATACCGGAAATACAACTTTATGGTTTCTGGAAATGTTCAAAAGCGACCGCTTCGCAGACGTTTCCCTTAACCAGTGGATGGCTCTTACTCCAGCAGAGCTTGTAAAAAGCAATCTCAACGTAGATGAAGCGTTTGTATCCAAGCTGCGCAAGGAAAAATGGCCCGTTGTTAAATATCCGGGCTTTTAA